The Microplitis demolitor isolate Queensland-Clemson2020A chromosome 8, iyMicDemo2.1a, whole genome shotgun sequence genome has a segment encoding these proteins:
- the LOC103575924 gene encoding pre-mRNA-splicing factor ISY1 homolog, with the protein MARNAEKAMTTLARWRAAQNTDGFKKEPERRPYLASECRDLRKAEKWRMQIIREVAKKVAQIQNAGLGEFRIRDLNDEINKLLREKKHWEAQIKELGGPDYSRVGPRMLDHEGREVPGNRGYKYFGAAKELPGVRELFEQEPPAPPKKTRAELMKDIDADYYGYRDDDDGILQPLELKTETSKRDIKISSWVYQESNEADEENEIEITSQRSIPSQEEIQEALLARKKQELLEKYVL; encoded by the exons atg gctCGTAATGCTGAAAAGGCGATGACAACATTGGCTCGCTGGAGAGCAGCACAAAATACTGatggatttaaaaaagaacCAGAGCGAAGACCTTACCTAGCATCCGAGTGTCGTGACCTGAGAAAAGCAGAAAAGTGGAGAATGCAAATAATTAGAGAAGTCGCTAAAAAAGTTGCGCAGATTCAAAATGCTGGGCTCGGTGAATTCCGGATTCGGGATCTtaatgatgaaataaataaattattgagagAAAAGAAACATTGGGAGGCACAAATTAAAGAACTCGGGGGTCCAGATTATTCTCGAGTTGGTCCGAGGATGCTGGACCATGAAGGACGGGAG GTACCTGGAAATCgtggatataaatatttcgGAGCAGCTAAAGAGCTACCAGGAGTACGAGAATTATTTGAACAAGAACCTCCGGCGCCTCCTAAAAAAACACGAGCGGAATTAATGAAAGACATCGATGCAGATTATTATGGCTACAGAGATGACGACGATGGGATTCTTCAACCATTGGAACTTAAAACAGAAACTAGCAAACGTGATATTAAAATCAGTAGTTGGGTTTATCAAGAAAGCAACGAAGCTGATGAAGAGAACGAAATTGAAATCACGTCGCAAAGATCTATACCCAGTCAAGAAGAAATTCAAGAGGCTTTGCTAGCTAGGAAGAAACAAGAATTACTTGAGaaatatgttttataa
- the LOC103575925 gene encoding synaptotagmin-14: protein MILTGSDHFLSGSVGVTAFLGAVAGFVTLLLVLFLYLARKWTFTPVSQTARFGGICVPLNDTNCSDFTTPPISKNLDKIFTYSDPETSSDSEEDALRRLQNSLSQHPPNILTIQTEDGPTVVDAVATSNNCSEEHSPDQQECVVEVGSPNILMETRESEKVIEEICSPSSSEITPIGGLTEEIGSLEVAFLYDAPMREMTVQVLQGRNYPAGIGGSQVRLVLLPSKKQRRKTRVRQGTSPQYMESFLLPRVNPEDVNAMGVRLRVYLWSGRMRRERLLGEARVCFDQINLQLETTLCLPLQPPPSSPVQEWGTTTSLTRSDSTGSQQSVQSYAPPTIPPYGSSMKGGSIAEILIGLAYNGTTGRLSVEIIKGSHFRGGGGSDTKPPDTYVKLTLVDTNSHEMGRSKTGLRRAQPNPLYKETFIFQVALFQLGDVTLFVSVYNRRRSAMGKKGREMIGWLCLGLNSSGPEELQHWNDMRTARQPTQVQRWHSLLRP, encoded by the exons ATGATTCTCACTGGATCAGACCATTTCTTATCGG GTTCGGTAGGAGTAACTGCGTTCCTAGGAGCAGTAGCCGGTTTCGTTACTCTTCTCTTAGTACTCTTTTTATACCTAGCTCGAAAATGGACTTTTACACCTGTTTCTCAAACAGCTCGTTTTGGTGGAATTTGTGTACCATTAAATGATACGAATTGTTCTGATTTCACGACACCTccaatttctaaaaatttgg ataaaatctTCACGTATTCTGATCCTGAAACTAGTTCAGATTCGGAAGAAGATGCACTTCGACGATTACAAAATTCCCTTTCTCAACATCCACCAAATATTCTTACTATTCAGACTGAAGATGGGCCAACAGTTGTTG ATGCAGTTGCTACTTCCAATAACTGTAGTGAAGAACATTCACCTGATCAGCAAGAg tgCGTGGTCGAAGTTGGGTctccaaatattttaatggagACACGAGAGTCCGAAAAAGTAATAGAAGAAATTTGTAGTCCATCATCAAGTGAAATCACACCAATTGGTGGATTAACTGAAGAAATAGGAAGTCTTGAAGTAGCATTTTTGTATGATGCACCAATGCGAGAAATGACT gtTCAAGTTCTTCAAGGACGAAACTATCCCGCAGGTATCGGAGGAAGTCAAGTACGTCTTGTTTTGCTTCCATCAAAGAAGCAAAGACGTAAGACAAGAGTTCGTCAGGGCACATCACCTCAGTACATGGAAAGTTTTCTATTGCCTCGAGTTAATCCCGAAGACGTCAATGCAATGGGAGTGAGGCTTCGAGTTTACCTTTGGAGTGGTCGAATGCGTCGAGAACGGCTTTTAGGTGAAGCTAGAGTCTGCTTTGATCAAATAAATCTTCAATTAGAAACAACGCTTTGTCTGCCTCTACAACCTCCACCTTCTTCACCG GTTCAAGAATGGGGTACGACTACAAGTTTAACCCGAAGTGATTCGACAGGGTCTCAACAGTCTGTACAATCGTATGCACCTCCAACGATACCCCCGTACGGCAGTAGTATGAAAGGTGGAAGTATAGCTGAAATTCTTATTGGTCTCGCTTACAACGGCACTACCGGTCGTCTTTCggtagaaataataaaaggaTCGCATTTTCGAGGTGGGGGTGGTAGTGATACGAAGCCACCAGATACATATGTCAAGCTTACGTTGGTCGACACCAATAGTCACGAAATGGGCCGATCTAAAACTGGACTGAGACGAGCACAACCAAATCCACTTTACAaagaaacttttatatttcagGTTGCATTGTTTCAGCTGGGTGATGTTACGCTCTTTGTATCAGTATATAATCGTCGACGTTCCGCGATGGGTAAAAAAGGACGCGAAATGATTGGTTGGCTTTGCCTTGGGTTGAACAGTTCTGGACCTGAAGAGTTGCAGCATTGGAACGATATGCGAACTGCAAGGCAACCAACTCAAGTCCAGCGTTGGCATTCACTTTTACGTCCATAA
- the LOC103575922 gene encoding uncharacterized protein LOC103575922, whose translation MNSLLICFIVAVSLNQVLSASVPANPDTSKPNPGSDDVVAQVVSKLSEQAGSFKNILDNVRQKNIDPAVDSIKDIVNKTNSVIFSTETVNNINKVTNSIQHSVSDVSNSASKSVNTDDFFALLQSLRHDISTIVENHKNDVPGGSKIVDSIDSILDILKNGIEKTDV comes from the exons ATGAATTCCTTATTGATTTGTTTCATTGTTGCTGTTAGCTTGAATCag GTATTATCTGCATCAGTTCCGGCAAATCCTGATACCAGTAAACCAAATCCGGGATCTGATGATGTGGTGGCCCAAGTAGTGTCCAAGTTATCTGAACAAGCaggatcatttaaaaatattttagataatGTCCGACAAAAGAACATAGATCCAGCTGTCGATTCCATAAAAGATATTGTGAATAAAACTAATAGTGTTATATTCAGTACTGAAACAGtgaataacataaataaagtaaCCAATTCTATTCAACATAGCGTATCAGATGTTAGTAATTCAGCTTCTAAATCTGTAAACACCGATGATTTCTTTGCATTATTGCAATCATTAAGACACGATATATCAACTATTGTAGAAAATCACAAAAACGATGTTCCGGGTGGATCAAAAATTGTAGATTCCATCGATAGTATTCTTGACATTCTCAAGAATGGAATTGAAAAAACTGATGTATAA
- the LOC103575919 gene encoding probable cardiolipin synthase (CMP-forming), which yields MRNINMTYMMLLRLRPYRIVKLYNWNKCLHNLNNRLYCNADKKLNDYQLAKLNRKAKRKAFRMQLAQNIRATRAKMEEIIERENIWTIPNFLCIGRIMTTPYISYLIVCSHNYHAALWLLGFAGFTDLVDGWVARTWISQASKLGSFLDPMADKLLVGTLFLSLTWVELIPLPLTCLVIMRDVMLIGAASYIRYRSLPAPKTLARYFDPSHATVQLAPTFISKLNTAVQLSLVGGTLAAPVFHFIDHPILQGLCYLTAVTTVAGGISYLMSKNTYKLLSKKSFNNGSSS from the exons AT GAGAAACATCAATATGACCTATATGATGTTGTTACGATTGAGACCCTACAGAATAGTTAAATTATACAACTGGAATAAATGCCTACATAATTTGAACAACCGGTTATATTGCAATGctgataagaaattaaatgattatcaGTTAGCGAAGTTGAACAGAAAAGCGAAAAGAAAAGCGTTCAGAATGCAATTAGCACAAAATATCCGGGCTACGAGGGCTAAAATGGAGGAAATAATTGAGAGGGAAAATATTTGGACAATTCCGAATTTTCTTTGCATTGGCAGAATCATGACAACACCATatataagttatttaatagTGTGTTCACATAATTACCAT gcAGCGTTATGGCTTCTAGGATTCGCTGGATTTACTGATTTAGTTGATGGGTGGGTTGCTAGAACTTGGATTTCTCAAGCGTCTAAGTTGGGCAGCTTTTTGGACCCGATGGCTGATAAATTACTTGTGGGAACACTATTTCTATCATTAACTTGGGTGGAATTAATACCATTACCTTTGACGTGTCTTGTTATAATGCGTGACGTTATGCTGATTGGTGCTGCATCATATATACGATATAGATCATTGCCTGCACCa aaaacTTTAGCAAGATATTTTGACCCTAGTCATGCTACAGTTCAACTGGCGCCTacatttataagtaaattaaatactgcCGTTCAATTATCACTAGTTGGTGGTACTCTAGCAGCGCcagtatttcattttatagaTCATCCTATTTTACAAGGATTATGTTATTTAACAGCAGTAACAACAGTAGCTGGTGGCATCAGTTATTTGATGTCCAAAAACacgtataaattattgtcgaaaaaatcatttaataacGGATCGTCATCGTAA